Proteins encoded within one genomic window of Deltaproteobacteria bacterium:
- the rpmG gene encoding 50S ribosomal protein L33 codes for MRDLIALSCEQCKQKNYTTTKNKKTTTEKVSLRKFCPFCRTHTSHKEGKV; via the coding sequence ATGCGAGACCTTATTGCGCTTTCTTGTGAGCAGTGTAAGCAGAAAAACTACACCACAACAAAAAATAAGAAAACAACAACTGAAAAAGTATCTCTTCGTAAATTCTGCCCTTTCTGCCGAACGCATACTTCTCATAAAGAGGGGAAAGTATAA
- the secE gene encoding preprotein translocase subunit SecE: MVPLIMKEWALTVQSFLQEAWAEFQRVQWPSRKEVRVATIVVIALVTIIALYLFFVDWILSGLFQWALKS, from the coding sequence GTGGTACCACTCATAATGAAAGAATGGGCGCTTACTGTTCAATCCTTTCTTCAAGAAGCTTGGGCCGAGTTCCAACGTGTTCAATGGCCCTCTCGGAAGGAGGTACGAGTTGCCACTATTGTGGTGATTGCTCTTGTGACTATTATCGCACTCTATCTATTCTTCGTTGATTGGATATTGTCTGGATTGTTTCAGTGGGCTCTGAAAAGCTGA
- the nusG gene encoding transcription termination/antitermination protein NusG, with translation MAKLWYVVHTYSGYERKAKAALEERIRALGKQEYFADILVPEEQVVELVKGRKRTSARKFFPGYILVNMEMNDETWHVVKSTPKVTGFVGGSNDPSTIPPVSEAEVLEINHQVQEGTLRPKPKVLFETGENVKVTDGPFQDFTGVVEEVKPEKGKLRVLISIFGRATPVELDLVQVEKA, from the coding sequence ATGGCCAAGCTCTGGTATGTCGTCCACACATATTCCGGATATGAACGTAAAGCAAAAGCTGCACTAGAAGAGCGTATACGAGCGCTTGGGAAGCAGGAGTATTTTGCTGATATTCTCGTTCCTGAAGAACAAGTTGTTGAACTCGTAAAAGGAAGGAAGCGAACCTCAGCGCGAAAGTTTTTCCCCGGTTATATCCTCGTCAATATGGAGATGAACGACGAGACCTGGCACGTTGTAAAGTCTACGCCCAAGGTAACGGGGTTCGTTGGTGGGTCGAACGATCCGAGTACAATCCCGCCTGTCTCAGAAGCCGAAGTGTTGGAGATCAATCATCAGGTACAGGAAGGGACTCTACGTCCGAAACCCAAGGTTCTCTTTGAAACTGGGGAAAATGTGAAGGTTACTGACGGACCTTTCCAAGACTTTACTGGTGTCGTTGAAGAAGTGAAGCCGGAAAAAGGGAAGCTGCGAGTGCTTATCAGCATCTTTGGGCGCGCGACACCAGTTGAACTCGATCTAGTGCAAGTAGAAAAAGCATAA
- the rplK gene encoding 50S ribosomal protein L11 encodes MAKKVVGEVKLQIPAGQANPSPPVGPALGQRGVNIMEFVKAFNARTQAQQGLIIPVVITVYADRSFSFITKTPPASVLIKKALGIEKGSGEPAKKSAGSITRAQVREIATIKLPDLNAIDIDGAIKTVEGTARSMGIEVVD; translated from the coding sequence ATGGCAAAAAAAGTTGTCGGAGAAGTCAAGCTGCAGATTCCAGCGGGTCAAGCAAACCCGAGTCCACCAGTAGGCCCGGCACTTGGGCAACGTGGTGTGAACATCATGGAATTCGTTAAAGCTTTTAACGCGCGGACACAGGCGCAACAAGGGCTTATCATTCCCGTGGTCATCACGGTGTACGCTGATCGTTCCTTCTCTTTTATAACGAAAACTCCGCCTGCTTCTGTCCTCATTAAAAAAGCGCTCGGTATAGAGAAGGGATCAGGAGAGCCAGCAAAGAAAAGTGCCGGATCAATTACTAGAGCGCAGGTCCGAGAAATTGCGACAATTAAACTGCCAGATTTAAACGCTATAGATATTGACGGTGCAATCAAAACTGTGGAAGGAACTGCCCGCAGCATGGGCATTGAAGTGGTGGACTAA
- a CDS encoding 50S ribosomal protein L1, translating into MANKGKSYRAAAEKVDREKLYSLKDAISLVHQVKRAKFDETVELALRLGVDPRKADQNVRGTVILPHGTGKTVRVAVFAKGEKAREAEAAGADVVGAEELAKRISDEGWLEFDKAIATPDMMGVVGRLGKVLGPRGLMPNPKVGTVTMDVGKAVQELKGGKVEYRVDKAGNVHVPVGKSSFSEEQLVDNAMSLLTSVVRAKPSSSKGTYLLRVAVSSTMGPGVRVDPVSVTQHAAA; encoded by the coding sequence ATGGCGAACAAAGGCAAAAGCTACCGAGCTGCAGCGGAAAAAGTCGATCGAGAGAAACTGTACTCACTAAAGGATGCTATCTCTCTTGTTCACCAGGTCAAGAGAGCGAAGTTTGATGAAACCGTCGAACTTGCCCTTCGCTTAGGTGTCGATCCTCGTAAAGCCGACCAAAACGTGAGAGGCACAGTTATCCTTCCCCACGGCACAGGAAAAACTGTACGAGTGGCTGTTTTTGCAAAAGGCGAGAAAGCCCGTGAGGCTGAGGCTGCTGGGGCCGATGTGGTTGGAGCTGAAGAACTGGCCAAACGTATATCTGATGAAGGCTGGCTTGAGTTTGATAAAGCGATTGCTACTCCAGATATGATGGGTGTTGTCGGGCGATTGGGAAAAGTTCTTGGTCCACGTGGTTTAATGCCTAATCCGAAGGTTGGTACAGTAACGATGGATGTGGGCAAAGCCGTTCAAGAACTTAAAGGCGGTAAGGTTGAATACCGCGTTGACAAAGCTGGCAATGTTCACGTGCCAGTTGGGAAATCTTCTTTCTCTGAGGAGCAGCTTGTCGACAATGCGATGTCGCTGTTGACGAGTGTGGTACGTGCGAAGCCATCTTCTTCAAAGGGAACCTACCTGTTGCGCGTTGCTGTGAGTTCGACAATGGGACCTGGGGTACGGGTTGATCCAGTCTCTGTGACTCAACACGCTGCAGCGTAA
- a CDS encoding 50S ribosomal protein L10, producing the protein MDKREKETEINDLKALLGKATTAIVAEYKGLTVAEISALRKELREVAGEYRVAKNTLIELAIEGSPYLSLKEILTGQNGIAIGYGDAIGLAKIVTRYAKENQKFVVKGGVTDGQFFLASGVEALSQLPSREALRAQLLGLLSRPASQLVGTLAAPGGQLARVLDARKAQLE; encoded by the coding sequence ATGGATAAACGAGAAAAAGAGACAGAGATCAATGATCTCAAAGCGCTTTTAGGAAAGGCGACAACAGCGATCGTTGCTGAGTATAAAGGGCTGACGGTTGCCGAAATCAGTGCGTTACGCAAGGAATTGCGCGAAGTCGCTGGCGAATATCGTGTCGCCAAGAATACCTTGATCGAGTTAGCGATTGAAGGTTCTCCGTACCTTTCTCTGAAAGAAATATTGACCGGTCAGAATGGGATCGCAATCGGCTACGGGGACGCAATTGGCCTCGCCAAGATTGTCACTCGCTACGCAAAAGAAAATCAGAAGTTTGTCGTCAAAGGTGGAGTCACCGATGGGCAATTTTTCCTAGCTTCTGGAGTCGAAGCCTTATCGCAGTTGCCCAGCCGTGAAGCTCTGCGTGCGCAGCTTCTGGGCCTTTTATCTCGCCCAGCCTCTCAGCTTGTGGGCACACTCGCTGCCCCTGGTGGGCAACTTGCTCGTGTTCTGGATGCGCGAAAAGCACAATTAGAATAA
- a CDS encoding 50S ribosomal protein L7/L12 produces the protein MALTPEKMDEIVGTLSGLTILEIADLVKKLEEKWGVTAAAPVVVAGAGAPAAAGAAPAAAVEKEDFDVVLTGSGDKKIQVIKVVRELTGLGLKEAKDLVDGAPKTVKEAVAKAEAAEMKKKLEEAGGTVELK, from the coding sequence ATGGCCCTTACGCCGGAGAAGATGGACGAGATTGTTGGGACCCTTTCTGGGCTCACCATCCTCGAAATTGCTGACTTAGTGAAGAAACTTGAAGAGAAATGGGGAGTGACTGCTGCTGCCCCAGTTGTTGTTGCCGGAGCGGGTGCTCCTGCTGCTGCCGGTGCTGCACCAGCGGCTGCCGTTGAGAAGGAAGACTTTGATGTCGTACTCACTGGCTCTGGTGATAAGAAGATTCAGGTCATTAAAGTGGTGCGTGAGCTTACTGGCCTAGGCTTGAAAGAGGCCAAGGATCTTGTCGATGGCGCTCCTAAGACGGTGAAGGAAGCTGTTGCCAAGGCAGAAGCTGCAGAAATGAAAAAGAAACTGGAAGAAGCTGGCGGGACAGTTGAATTGAAGTAG
- the rpoB gene encoding DNA-directed RNA polymerase subunit beta encodes MALHLANNFRFRRPFGRIGKIIDIPHLLEIQRHSYDEFLQVNVAPEQRNDSGLQGVFRSVFPIKDFNETASLEFVSYALGEPKYTVEECHQRGMTYAVPLKVTIQLVLWDVDQRTGARTIKNVKEQEVYFGELPLMTNHGTFMVNGTERVIVSQLHRSPGVFFDHDKGKTHASGKLLFSARIIPYRGSWIDFEFDPRDILYVRIDRRRKFHATVLLRALGMSTEDLLNYFYKKDTILVEGRRSVSKVFKPEQLVGIRASKDVRHPESNDLIVKEGRKFTRGLLKQLETAGVEQIPITVEEVIGNIAAHDIVDPKTKEVLVECNQEITQEQFDQLVDRGVSSIEVLFIDDSHIGPSLRNTLLQDKIPSPEEAVIEIYRRLRPGDPPTIEAATLFFHNLFFNPERYNLSRVGRLKLNHKLRITAPIDQGTLRREDILEVVRYLIELKNGNGVVDDIDHLGNRRVRAVGELVENQFRIGLVRMERAVKERMSLQDVETLMPQELVNYKPVSAALKEFFGSSQLSQFMDQTNPLSEVTHKRRLSALGPGGLTRERAGFEVRDVHPTHYGRVCPIETPEGPNIGLISSLSTYARVNEFGFIETPYREVDNGRVTDKVRYLSALEEESQTIAQANVPIGQRGVLTGELISARLGGEFVMVRPQQTQLMDVAPTQLVSVAAALIPFLEHDDANRALMGSNMQRQAVPLLRTEAPLVGTGMERVVARDSGATVVARRSGIVESVDSARVVLKADAPAGPGDVGIDIYSLTKYQRSNQGTCVNQKPVVVVGDRVQAGDVLADGPATDMGELALGRNVLVAFMIWGGYNFEDSILVSERLLREDVFTSVHIEEFECVARDTKLGPEEITQDIPNVGEEALKDLDESGIVRIGAEVKPGDILVGKITPKGEMQLSPEEKLLRAIFGEKAGEVRDTSLRVPPGVEGTIINVRVFSRKGVVKDDRSRSIEDEEVQRLQKDQEEEVRIIKESTLGKIKDLLIGQTAAIRISDDDSRRILIPKGKEVTEELLNEVPSSVWGRIKVENEKVEEELTRTVEAMEEQINQIREDFDKRIEKIKSGDELPPGIIKMVKVFVAIKRKLQVGDKMAGRHGNKGVLSRILPEEDMPCLADGTPVDVVLNPLGVPSRMNVGQILETHLGWAIHTVGKQLEEESAQQNGKSHDEGLRKHLKEVYGQAEGFTHVIDSLSGTDLRRVAKRAKHGVHIASPVFDGATEEEIVSFLKRTGLPESGQTILYDGRTGEPFAEPVTVGVMYILKLHHLVEDKIHARSTGPYSLVTQQPLGGKAQFGGQRLGEMEVWALEAYGAAYSLQEMLTVKSDDVAGRTRMYEAIVKGENVLEPGLPESFNVMIRELQSLALNVELLEETR; translated from the coding sequence ATGGCCCTCCACCTGGCAAATAACTTCCGCTTTCGGAGACCTTTTGGCCGGATCGGTAAGATTATTGACATTCCGCATTTACTGGAGATTCAACGACACTCATACGATGAGTTCCTGCAAGTCAATGTAGCTCCAGAGCAGCGGAACGATTCGGGATTGCAGGGAGTCTTTCGCTCGGTTTTTCCGATCAAAGATTTCAACGAAACTGCATCACTCGAGTTTGTGAGTTATGCACTCGGAGAGCCGAAATACACGGTTGAAGAATGTCACCAACGAGGGATGACCTACGCGGTCCCTTTGAAGGTGACTATTCAATTGGTGTTGTGGGATGTCGATCAACGAACTGGCGCTCGTACTATTAAAAACGTCAAAGAACAAGAAGTGTATTTTGGCGAATTGCCGCTCATGACCAACCACGGGACGTTCATGGTCAACGGGACTGAACGCGTGATTGTGAGCCAGTTGCATCGTTCCCCCGGAGTGTTCTTTGACCACGATAAGGGGAAAACGCACGCGAGTGGAAAGTTACTCTTCTCGGCTCGCATCATTCCTTATCGAGGGTCATGGATCGACTTCGAGTTCGATCCGCGCGACATTCTGTATGTGCGTATTGATCGGCGTCGTAAGTTCCATGCCACAGTGCTGTTACGAGCCTTGGGCATGTCGACGGAAGACCTGCTTAATTATTTTTACAAGAAAGATACTATCCTTGTTGAGGGACGACGTTCCGTCTCTAAAGTGTTCAAACCTGAACAACTAGTTGGTATCCGTGCGAGTAAAGATGTCCGCCATCCAGAGTCTAATGACCTGATCGTCAAAGAAGGTCGGAAATTCACCCGTGGGTTGCTCAAACAACTGGAGACCGCGGGGGTCGAGCAGATTCCCATTACTGTTGAAGAAGTGATTGGGAATATCGCAGCACACGATATTGTTGATCCGAAAACCAAAGAAGTCCTGGTCGAATGTAATCAAGAAATTACTCAAGAACAGTTCGACCAGCTGGTTGACCGTGGTGTCTCTTCGATTGAAGTGCTCTTCATTGATGACTCGCACATCGGTCCATCACTGCGTAATACATTGCTGCAAGATAAAATCCCCTCTCCTGAGGAAGCCGTTATTGAGATTTATCGGCGACTGCGGCCCGGAGATCCGCCAACTATCGAAGCAGCTACGTTATTTTTCCACAACTTGTTCTTTAACCCTGAACGGTACAACCTCTCGCGGGTTGGACGGCTTAAACTCAACCACAAGCTGCGGATTACCGCTCCTATCGATCAGGGAACGCTTCGACGAGAGGATATTCTCGAAGTCGTTCGTTATTTAATTGAATTGAAAAACGGCAATGGCGTTGTCGATGACATAGACCATCTAGGGAACCGTCGTGTTCGTGCTGTCGGTGAACTTGTCGAGAATCAGTTTCGCATCGGTCTGGTTCGTATGGAACGTGCAGTGAAAGAACGCATGAGCCTACAAGATGTCGAGACGTTGATGCCGCAAGAGTTGGTGAATTACAAGCCGGTGTCTGCTGCGTTAAAAGAATTTTTTGGCTCCAGCCAACTTTCCCAATTCATGGATCAGACGAATCCGCTATCCGAGGTGACACATAAACGCCGCTTGTCAGCGCTTGGACCTGGTGGACTCACACGTGAGCGAGCTGGTTTTGAAGTGCGCGACGTCCATCCTACGCACTACGGTCGCGTCTGTCCGATCGAGACTCCTGAAGGGCCAAACATCGGGCTAATTTCTAGTCTCTCGACCTACGCGCGTGTGAATGAGTTCGGATTCATCGAAACCCCTTATCGTGAAGTCGACAACGGTAGGGTGACGGATAAAGTTCGCTATCTGTCTGCTCTTGAAGAAGAGAGCCAGACGATTGCCCAAGCCAACGTACCTATCGGTCAGCGTGGTGTCTTAACTGGAGAGCTTATTTCAGCTCGATTGGGTGGTGAGTTCGTTATGGTGCGGCCACAGCAAACACAGCTCATGGACGTTGCACCAACACAGTTAGTCAGCGTTGCCGCTGCTTTGATTCCTTTCTTGGAACACGACGACGCGAATCGCGCTTTGATGGGTTCGAACATGCAGCGGCAAGCAGTACCGTTGCTACGCACAGAAGCGCCTCTAGTCGGCACTGGTATGGAACGAGTCGTTGCACGCGACTCTGGTGCGACAGTTGTTGCCCGGCGAAGTGGCATTGTTGAAAGTGTAGATTCTGCCCGTGTTGTGCTGAAAGCCGATGCTCCAGCCGGTCCTGGTGATGTTGGTATCGATATTTATTCGCTCACGAAGTATCAACGTTCAAACCAGGGTACTTGCGTCAACCAGAAACCTGTTGTCGTTGTTGGAGATCGAGTACAGGCAGGGGATGTTCTTGCAGATGGCCCAGCAACCGACATGGGAGAACTGGCCCTCGGGCGAAATGTCCTCGTCGCTTTCATGATTTGGGGCGGGTATAACTTTGAAGACTCGATTTTAGTGAGTGAACGGCTGCTACGCGAAGATGTCTTCACTTCTGTGCATATCGAAGAGTTTGAATGTGTAGCCCGAGACACGAAGCTTGGTCCAGAAGAAATCACCCAAGATATTCCCAATGTCGGAGAAGAAGCGCTCAAGGATTTAGATGAAAGTGGTATTGTCAGGATTGGGGCTGAGGTCAAACCAGGAGATATTCTCGTCGGTAAGATTACTCCGAAAGGAGAAATGCAACTCTCTCCTGAAGAGAAATTGCTACGCGCCATCTTTGGTGAGAAGGCCGGGGAGGTGCGAGATACCTCACTCCGTGTCCCTCCAGGCGTGGAAGGAACCATCATTAATGTACGAGTCTTCTCGCGCAAAGGAGTAGTGAAGGACGACCGCAGTCGTAGTATCGAAGACGAAGAAGTCCAACGACTGCAAAAGGATCAAGAAGAAGAAGTCCGTATCATCAAGGAGAGCACCCTCGGGAAGATTAAAGATCTGCTGATTGGGCAAACAGCGGCGATTCGAATCAGTGATGACGATTCTCGACGTATCCTCATTCCAAAGGGAAAAGAAGTTACGGAAGAATTGCTCAACGAAGTACCTTCGTCAGTGTGGGGAAGGATCAAAGTCGAGAACGAAAAAGTCGAAGAAGAACTCACTCGTACTGTCGAAGCGATGGAAGAGCAGATCAACCAGATCCGTGAGGATTTCGATAAACGGATTGAGAAGATTAAGAGTGGAGATGAGCTGCCGCCTGGAATCATAAAGATGGTGAAGGTCTTTGTCGCCATCAAGCGCAAATTGCAGGTGGGAGACAAAATGGCAGGGCGGCACGGAAACAAAGGGGTTCTCTCTCGTATCCTGCCCGAAGAAGATATGCCTTGTTTAGCAGATGGGACACCTGTTGATGTCGTTCTTAACCCTCTTGGGGTTCCGTCACGTATGAATGTGGGACAGATTCTCGAAACCCACCTTGGATGGGCAATTCATACGGTTGGTAAGCAACTGGAAGAGGAAAGTGCCCAGCAGAACGGCAAAAGCCACGATGAAGGATTGCGCAAACATCTGAAAGAAGTCTACGGCCAAGCTGAAGGTTTTACCCACGTCATCGACTCGCTTTCTGGAACAGACTTGCGGCGGGTCGCAAAACGCGCCAAACACGGAGTGCACATTGCTTCTCCGGTGTTCGATGGTGCAACTGAGGAAGAGATCGTTTCCTTCCTCAAACGAACAGGACTGCCGGAGTCGGGGCAGACGATCCTTTACGATGGACGGACTGGTGAACCATTTGCCGAACCCGTGACTGTTGGTGTGATGTATATCTTAAAACTTCACCATTTGGTTGAAGATAAGATTCACGCTCGTTCGACTGGCCCGTACTCGTTGGTCACTCAACAACCACTGGGTGGAAAAGCGCAATTTGGTGGACAACGCCTTGGAGAAATGGAGGTCTGGGCTCTGGAAGCCTACGGAGCCGCATACAGCCTACAAGAAATGCTTACCGTGAAATCTGATGATGTTGCCGGACGAACCCGCATGTATGAAGCGATCGTCAAAGGAGAAAATGTGCTCGAACCTGGGCTGCCTGAGTCGTTCAATGTGATGATTCGTGAATTACAAAGCTTGGCTTTGAACGTCGAACTATTGGAAGAAACACGTTAG